In Hemiscyllium ocellatum isolate sHemOce1 chromosome 16, sHemOce1.pat.X.cur, whole genome shotgun sequence, one genomic interval encodes:
- the LOC132823176 gene encoding D(1) dopamine receptor-like, producing the protein MRQNTTTMDGSSLAAEQDSSFRVLTGCFLSLLILSTLLGNTLVCVAVIRFRHLRTKVTNLFVISLAVSDLLVAVLVMPWKAVSEIAGFWPFGPFCNVWVAFDIMCSTASILNLCVISVDRYWAISSPFRYERKMTPKVAFVMISAAWSLSLLISFIPVQLDWHKARVPSGLLGNATSQRPGDNCDSSLNRTYAISSSLISFYIPVAIMIVTYTRIYRIAQKQIRRISALERAAVHAKNCQSNRSSASTADIQPESSFKLSFKRETKVLKTLSVIMGVFVCCWLPFFILNCLVPFCESHASPPPLPCVSGSTFDVFVWFGWANSSLNPIIYAFNADFRKAFSTLLGCGALCASNAVETVTIHNGVSSYHPGPTLEKAENSVYLIPHSVPCPPDTPTDRNCCAKLSPISQHGAVSLLSSNGDYETDVSLEKIIPITQNGQHNT; encoded by the coding sequence ATGAGGCAGAACACTACCACCATGGACGGCAGCTCGCTGGCTGCTGAGCAGGACTCCTCGTTCCGAGTGCTCACGGGCTGTTTCCTCTCGCTGCTGATCCTCTCCACGCTGCTGGGCAACACCCTGGTCTGCGTGGCGGTCATCCGCTTTCGCCACCTGCGGACGAAGGTCACCAACTTGTTTGTGATCTCGTTGGCCGTCTCCGACCTCTTGGTGGCGGTGCTGGTGATGCCCTGGAAGGCGGTGAGCGAGATCGCGGGTTTCTGGCCCTTCGGCCCCTTCTGCAACGTCTGGGTGGCCTTCGACATCATGTGCTCCACCGCCTCGATCCTCAACCTGTGCGTGATCAGCGTGGACAGATACTGGGCCATCTCCAGCCCCTTCCGCTACGAGCGGAAAATGACGCCCAAAGTGGCTTTCGTGATGATTAGCGCGGCGTGGAGCCTCTCTCTGCTGATCTCCTTCATCCCCGTTCAGCTGGACTGGCATAAGGCGAGGGTCCCCAGTGGGCTACTTGGCAATGCCACCTCCCAGCGCCCAGGAGACAACTGCGACTCCAGCCTCAACAGGACCTACGCCATCTCCTCATCCCTCATCAGCTTCTACATCCCCGTGGCCATTATGATTGTCACCTACACCCGCATCTACCGAATCGCCCAGAAACAGATCCGGCGAATCTCGGCCCTGGAGAGAGCCGCCGTGCACGCCAAGAACTGCCAGAGTAACCGGAGCAGCGCCAGCACTGCGGACATACAGCCCGAGAGCTCCTTCAAGTTGTCCTTCAAGCGAGAGACCAAAGTGCTCAAGACCCTGTCGGTGATCATGGGCGTCTTCGTGTGCTGCTGGCTGCCCTTCTTCATCCTCAACTGCTTGGTGCCGTTCTGTGAGAGCCACGCCAGTCCGCCTCCCCTGCCCTGTGTCAGCGGCAGCACCTTCGATGTCTTTGTCTGGTTCGGCtgggccaactcctccctcaacCCCATCATCTACGCCTTCAACGCGGATTTCCGCAAGGCCTTCTCCACCCTGCTGGGCTGCGGCGCCCTGTGCGCCAGCAACGCCGTGGAGACGGTCACCATCCACAACGGGGTCTCCTCCTACCATCCTGGGCCAACCCTGGAGAAAGCGGAGAACAGCGTCTACCTGATCCCCCATTCGGTGCCCTGCCCTCCAGACACTCCGACAGACCGCAACTGCTGCGCAAAGCTCTCGCCCATCTCCCAGCACGGGGCGGTCAGCCTTCTGTCGAGCAATGGGGACTATGAGACAGACGTGTCCTTGGAAAAGATCATTCCCATTACCCAAAACGGCCAACACAATACCTGA